Within Chitinophagaceae bacterium, the genomic segment ATGAAAAACATCTTCATAAATAACTATCGCAGAAAGGTAAAACGAAATACCATTATTGATACTACAGACAATTTGTATTACATCAATTCAGTAGATCGTGTTGACGGGAATTCAGCCGAGACAAACTTTGTAATTGATGATTTGACAGCGGCGGTAAATAATTTAGAAGATGAGTACAGAATTCCTTTTATTATGCACTATGAAGGTTTTAAGTACCATGAAATCGCAGAACATTTAAAATTACCTTTGGGTACGGTTAAAAGCAGAATATTTTTTGCCAGAAAAGATTTAAAAAATAAATTAAAGGCTTACACACCTGCAGAATAATTTCAGAGACCTTTCTCATGTTTGTTTTGTTTAGTTTAGTCTAATATAGAGCCGGTTGCCTGTGAGTTGCCGGCTTTATTATTATGATTCTCTATTTCTTTTTACTATCTCCCCCTTTCTTTATTAATTTATATTATCCCTATTCGAATATTTGCTCAATCCCCTAATAGCATTTATTTTAATTTGCCAAAGATAAAAATGAGCTTAATGCAGCATTTTTTTTTGAAAATGCCTTAAGTTCGTTTATATATTTTTTAAAGATGTTAAAGGGTAAAAGAATTGTAGTGGTCTTACCGGCTTTTAATGCTTCGCAAACGCTGGAAAAAACGTATCGTGATATTCCGCACGAAATAGTTGACGAGCTGGTGCTGGTTGATGATGCCAGTGCTGACAATACAATAGACATTGCCCATAAACTGGGGATAAAACATATCATTCCGCACTCCCAAAACAAGGGATACGGAGCTAATCAAAAATCCTGTTATGAAAAGGCGATTGAACTGAACGCAGATATCGTTATTATGCTACATCCGGACTACCAGTATGAGCCTAAGTTGTTAACGGCGATGGCATCGCTTA encodes:
- a CDS encoding RNA polymerase sigma factor, yielding MKQSKYQEKIISMSSSLHPFALNLTKDPEESKDLLQETVYRALCNEDKYTKGTNLKAWLFTIMKNIFINNYRRKVKRNTIIDTTDNLYYINSVDRVDGNSAETNFVIDDLTAAVNNLEDEYRIPFIMHYEGFKYHEIAEHLKLPLGTVKSRIFFARKDLKNKLKAYTPAE